GAAGTATGCCTTCAGCCAGGAAGTACTGCCGGCATTGCGCTGGGACGCGGGCCTGGAGTTGCTGGGGGCCGGCCTGGCCATGGCCGGCGGCTACGCGTTGTGGAACATCGGTATCCTGCGCGGCAACCTCACCCTGCTGGCCACTGCCTCGTATTTTGCCCCGGTGCTGTCGTCCGGGTTCGCCGCCCTGTGGCTGGGGGCGCACCTGGCGCTGCAGTTCTGGCAAGGGGCGGCGCTGGTTACCGCCGGATCGTTGTTGTGCTGGCAGGCGACCCGCGCGCCCCGCCAGCGCCGTGCTTCGTAGCCACCGGCGGGACCTGCGCCGTCATGGCTGCTGATACTGGCTCAGGTACTTGTCCAGCACTGCCTTGTCGCCCTCCCCGGCCACCTGCCACAGGCGCCGCTCGATACCCTGGGCCAGCAGATGCCCCACCGCCGCCTCGATCGCCGACAGCACGCACAACTGCGCCGGCTCGTTGGTGGTGTAGCCCACCTCGGCCTCGAGCAGCTTCTTGAATTCGATGAACTTGAACACCCCGGCGCTGCGCCCCACCGAGTAGATGGTCTTGCTGGTCATGACGTTGGCCAGCACCTGCCCGGTGCGCACATCCACTGCCCGCAGGTTGACCGTGACCTGGTCGACCCGGTACTCGCGGGACAGGTCGATGCCCAGGTAGCGCGCGCCCTCGCCGCCGCTGCGCACATTGGTGTCGTAGGCGATGATGCCGCCCTCGAGCATCAGGTTGGCGGCCTGCAGCGGCGGCAGCTCGCCCTGGATATTCTCGGCCACGTCGGGCTTTTTCTGCGAGGCGCGGATGATCTTGCGCTCGGTCAGCAGGTTCTGCAGGCCTTCGCGCTCCAGCACCACGAACCAGCCACTGGCATTGAGCGCGTCCATCAGCATGCTGGCCGCGCCCTGGGTGACGCTGGTGGAAAACGAGCTGGCCGGGGTCGGCTTGTACTGCCCGGTCTGGTCGCGGAAGCCATACACCACCGCCATCAACCGCCCCCGCGGCCTGGGCATGTTGATCAGGTCGTAGTAGGTCGAGGCGCGCGGCGTCAGGGTCGGGGTCTGGCTGTCCTGTTCGGCCGGCATCGGCTCGCGCAGGCCGCAGCCTTGCAGGGCGGTGAGGATCAGCAGTGTGCTCAGCAGACGTTTCATG
The window above is part of the Pseudomonas muyukensis genome. Proteins encoded here:
- a CDS encoding CsgG/HfaB family protein — its product is MKRLLSTLLILTALQGCGLREPMPAEQDSQTPTLTPRASTYYDLINMPRPRGRLMAVVYGFRDQTGQYKPTPASSFSTSVTQGAASMLMDALNASGWFVVLEREGLQNLLTERKIIRASQKKPDVAENIQGELPPLQAANLMLEGGIIAYDTNVRSGGEGARYLGIDLSREYRVDQVTVNLRAVDVRTGQVLANVMTSKTIYSVGRSAGVFKFIEFKKLLEAEVGYTTNEPAQLCVLSAIEAAVGHLLAQGIERRLWQVAGEGDKAVLDKYLSQYQQP